One window of Halorussus sp. MSC15.2 genomic DNA carries:
- a CDS encoding RNA-binding domain-containing protein encodes MIYSIDVQITAPVADTEIADRVATAITNIFPGAETEERHGEITAETHSLDHFSELLHRQEILDTARGEFFGSRRGNTLAFDLKKQAAFEGVVNFAVGNPDELGDIHVRVRVEEPSVEEFVDHVAPPTEEGKPVTQDDFE; translated from the coding sequence ATGATATACAGCATCGACGTGCAGATTACCGCACCCGTCGCCGACACCGAAATCGCGGACCGAGTCGCCACGGCCATCACCAACATCTTCCCCGGTGCCGAAACCGAGGAGCGCCACGGCGAAATCACGGCAGAGACCCACTCGCTCGACCACTTCTCGGAACTGCTCCACCGTCAGGAGATACTCGACACCGCTCGCGGCGAGTTCTTCGGGAGTCGCCGGGGGAACACCCTCGCGTTCGACCTGAAGAAACAGGCCGCCTTCGAGGGCGTCGTCAACTTCGCGGTCGGTAACCCCGACGAACTCGGCGACATCCACGTTCGAGTTCGCGTCGAGGAACCGAGCGTCGAGGAGTTCGTTGACCACGTAGCTCCGCCGACGGAGGAGGGGAAACCTGTCACGCAGGACGACTTCGAGTAG
- the kynU gene encoding kynureninase → MDADFELGAEYAARRDETDPLAHLADRFYDPEDEWYVDGNSLGLLSEDAEDALDRAVSEWRDLAIRGWTDADPPWFHYGERLGDRLAPLVGANPEEVVVANSTTVNIHTLIGTFYDRAEGSNIVVDELDFPTDHYAVRAQLRQRGTDPDEALTVVESRDGRTIETEDVVAAMDDDTAIVFLPSVLYRSGQLLDVERITAAAHERDILAGFDLAHSVGAVPHDLSQIGVDFAVWCSYKYLNAGPGAIAGLYVNERHFGETPALAGWWGHEKETQFEMNPTYTPAENAGAYQIGTVPVLSAAPLAGSLDVFADAGEAVEGATDDADALLGTGIEAVREKSLRLTEYLIYLVDERLPDCEVGTPRDPERRGGHVAIEHPEGYRVSEALKERGVVVDFRPPNVVRICPSPLYTGYEDVWQVVEQLRQVVEDEEYERFEERGGGVT, encoded by the coding sequence ATGGACGCCGACTTCGAACTCGGGGCGGAGTACGCCGCTCGGCGGGACGAGACCGACCCGCTGGCCCACCTCGCCGACCGATTCTACGACCCCGAGGACGAGTGGTACGTGGACGGCAACTCGCTGGGGCTGCTTTCCGAGGACGCCGAGGACGCGCTCGACCGGGCCGTCTCGGAGTGGCGCGACCTCGCCATCCGCGGGTGGACCGACGCCGACCCGCCGTGGTTCCACTACGGCGAGCGATTGGGCGACCGACTCGCGCCCCTCGTCGGCGCGAACCCCGAGGAGGTCGTCGTCGCCAACTCCACGACGGTCAACATCCACACGCTAATCGGCACCTTCTACGACCGCGCCGAGGGGTCGAACATCGTCGTGGACGAACTCGACTTCCCGACCGACCACTACGCCGTCCGCGCCCAACTCCGCCAGCGCGGGACCGACCCCGACGAGGCCCTGACCGTGGTCGAGAGCCGCGACGGTCGGACCATCGAGACCGAGGACGTCGTCGCCGCGATGGACGACGACACCGCCATCGTCTTCCTCCCGTCCGTCCTCTACCGGAGCGGCCAGTTGCTCGACGTGGAGCGAATCACGGCGGCGGCCCACGAACGGGACATCCTCGCCGGGTTCGACCTCGCCCACTCGGTCGGCGCGGTCCCTCACGACCTCTCGCAAATCGGCGTGGACTTCGCGGTGTGGTGCAGCTACAAGTACCTCAACGCCGGACCGGGCGCTATTGCGGGTCTCTACGTCAACGAGCGCCACTTCGGCGAGACGCCCGCGCTGGCCGGGTGGTGGGGCCACGAGAAGGAGACCCAGTTCGAGATGAACCCCACCTACACCCCGGCCGAGAACGCCGGAGCGTACCAAATCGGGACGGTTCCGGTTCTGTCGGCCGCCCCGCTCGCGGGGTCGCTCGACGTCTTCGCGGACGCTGGCGAGGCGGTCGAAGGCGCGACCGACGACGCGGACGCACTCCTCGGAACCGGTATCGAGGCGGTCCGCGAGAAGTCTCTGCGACTCACCGAGTACCTAATCTACCTCGTGGACGAGCGCCTGCCCGACTGCGAGGTGGGGACGCCCCGCGACCCCGAGCGCCGGGGCGGCCACGTCGCGATAGAACACCCGGAGGGCTACCGCGTCAGCGAGGCGCTGAAGGAGCGCGGCGTGGTCGTGGACTTCCGACCGCCGAACGTGGTCCGAATCTGCCCCTCGCCGCTGTACACCGGCTACGAAGACGTCTGGCAAGTCGTCGAGCAGTTGCGGCAGGTCGTCGAGGACGAGGAGTACGAGCGGTTCGAGGAGCGCGGCGGCGGCGTGACGTGA
- a CDS encoding magnesium transporter — MRATWSVRGITRAMLPLLVVLAVVEVGSGLVLDTFEAQLLRYPSLLVLVPAMIGTAGNLGSILAARLSTAFHLGTLSFDPGDDELAGNAVATVALAATVFPVVGVGGWALAFVTGGAQLFVGTVVAVSLVSGLSLAVLAVVVTLVATYAAYRFKLDPDDVVIPVVTNVCDVLGVVVLFVVVQVLV, encoded by the coding sequence ATGCGGGCGACGTGGTCGGTCCGCGGCATCACCCGCGCGATGCTCCCGCTGCTCGTGGTGCTGGCGGTCGTCGAAGTGGGGAGCGGACTCGTCCTCGACACGTTCGAGGCCCAACTCCTGCGGTACCCCTCGCTGCTCGTCCTCGTTCCGGCGATGATAGGCACCGCGGGCAACCTCGGGAGCATCCTCGCGGCGCGCCTCTCGACGGCGTTCCACCTCGGGACGCTGTCGTTCGACCCCGGTGACGACGAACTCGCAGGTAACGCGGTGGCGACCGTCGCGCTCGCGGCGACCGTCTTCCCGGTGGTCGGCGTGGGCGGGTGGGCGCTGGCGTTCGTCACCGGCGGCGCGCAGTTGTTCGTCGGGACCGTGGTCGCCGTCTCGCTGGTTTCGGGACTCTCGCTGGCCGTCCTCGCCGTCGTCGTCACGCTGGTCGCCACCTACGCCGCCTACCGGTTCAAGCTCGACCCCGACGACGTGGTGATTCCGGTCGTGACCAACGTCTGTGACGTGCTCGGCGTGGTGGTGCTGTTCGTCGTCGTGCAGGTGTTGGTCTGA
- a CDS encoding DUF2391 family protein, giving the protein MSQRGTQSPADELREQGRAIVGALLVVGTTFLYTMETWWWGRVLPTPHLLVYAVVGLGVILAITRRVSFRRDAQGDGGTKNAIRTTVTDFAELVLQSFTATYIVLFVFGVIELGDSLIVIARLGLIEVVPLGFGAALANEVLQGDKQATRRSVTTTVAIYSVGAVFIAGGISPTQEMELIAAYMEWEHTAVLVLLSLLVSYLMLYELGFQGEGSRLQQRAKVWQVGQAFVVYAVSMVVGTGLLAAFGHFRDAPPSVMVQLIVIISFVSSIGASAAEVVIQ; this is encoded by the coding sequence ATGAGTCAGAGAGGGACGCAGAGTCCCGCGGACGAACTGCGCGAGCAGGGTCGGGCCATCGTCGGGGCGCTGTTGGTCGTCGGCACCACGTTCCTGTACACGATGGAAACGTGGTGGTGGGGAAGAGTTCTCCCGACGCCCCACCTGCTCGTCTACGCGGTCGTCGGACTGGGAGTCATTCTCGCCATCACGCGGAGAGTCAGTTTCCGGAGGGACGCTCAAGGAGACGGGGGAACGAAGAACGCGATTCGGACGACCGTGACCGACTTCGCCGAGCTAGTCCTCCAGAGTTTCACCGCCACGTACATCGTTTTGTTCGTCTTCGGTGTCATCGAACTCGGCGACTCTTTGATTGTAATCGCTCGCCTCGGACTCATCGAGGTCGTTCCGCTGGGATTCGGGGCCGCACTCGCCAACGAGGTACTGCAGGGCGACAAACAGGCGACGAGGCGGTCGGTGACCACGACGGTCGCGATTTACAGCGTCGGCGCGGTGTTCATCGCCGGCGGCATCTCGCCGACTCAGGAGATGGAGCTAATCGCCGCGTACATGGAGTGGGAACACACCGCGGTGCTGGTCCTGCTGTCGCTTCTCGTCTCGTACCTCATGCTCTACGAACTCGGATTCCAAGGTGAGGGGAGTCGCCTCCAGCAACGCGCGAAGGTCTGGCAGGTCGGGCAGGCGTTCGTCGTCTACGCCGTCTCGATGGTGGTCGGCACCGGCCTGCTCGCCGCGTTCGGCCACTTCAGGGACGCACCGCCGTCCGTGATGGTCCAGTTGATAGTTATCATCTCGTTCGTTTCGTCCATCGGGGCGAGCGCCGCGGAGGTAGTGATACAATGA
- a CDS encoding SHOCT domain-containing protein, translating to MVESRDATRPSEVLAALTPDSRRWRLLLSGGAAVASVVLFYYTVLLISSKWTGTLPNLLVGVGAVLTLLSAAAVPTVLFAPRRSTTGSRDSTAEDDPVAVLKRRYAEGEIAEEEFEHRLEQLVSAPGEIDAEEASGDGATFGDEPTTHDRSFDVTR from the coding sequence ATGGTCGAGTCCCGAGACGCGACGCGTCCCTCCGAGGTCCTCGCCGCGTTGACTCCCGATAGCCGCCGGTGGCGGCTACTGCTGTCCGGCGGAGCGGCGGTCGCCTCGGTCGTCCTGTTCTACTACACCGTGTTGCTGATTTCGAGCAAGTGGACTGGCACGCTACCGAACCTGCTGGTCGGTGTCGGTGCAGTGCTCACGCTACTGTCGGCGGCGGCAGTTCCGACAGTGCTGTTCGCTCCGAGACGCTCCACGACGGGCTCACGGGATTCTACGGCGGAAGACGACCCGGTCGCGGTTCTGAAGCGGCGCTACGCGGAAGGTGAGATTGCCGAGGAGGAGTTCGAGCATCGACTCGAACAACTCGTCTCCGCGCCGGGTGAAATCGACGCGGAGGAGGCGTCCGGGGACGGAGCGACGTTCGGCGACGAACCGACGACGCACGACCGCTCGTTCGACGTGACACGATAA
- a CDS encoding OmpL47-type beta-barrel domain-containing protein: MTDADGNVVDTLTEFNLIKEPDNNIYRTSTIVDSDGTYRANLVTATDAAGNAFVGEATDNTTVDTTPPAITDLDLTTNSGSLDVSVSADEPLDASSVVAEVTDESGTTVATLNSFNESDATNEYADSYDLPDGANETWTVNVTRAEDDHGLDGASGQNASVFVDTVAPAVSNFTATFDNGTVTVTFDADESLSTDAGDTVVEFSDPDGDPVTEKTVTALGGRSYEVTYNVEAGVEGNYTANLTSVRDTAGNVGASGAADTAFVDTGPPAVSNFTATNPTDQTIRVSFGADESLTDISVGVSGPENATLTETDFTAAGGTYTVTYAVSDDGEYEVTLETAADTHDNDGADGQRKNVTVDSTAPTVTDYEVTNADGDGAVSDGERVSVVLTASDEFSTVENVTANVSELGAGTVELAGSGADGVYRGNFTVDASNVPDGNAALSVNLTDVRGNAHEVFVRYLLLDAHNPNTTHTFGGTPNENGWYNSSVEINLTASDGMSGTATTEYRLTSDGTTDDNWTTYDGNVTVSADGSHTITYRSVDHTGNAEENRTAEFDVDTTTPMTTSGTNATPNENGWYTSDVNVTLTPIDVSSGVNATYYRVDGDWKQYDASTGVHLTTDGNHTVEFYSVDEAGNEEAHRTRTVKIDTKKPTLSDPPGLNRTEGILPEQAVRVVVNATDGNGVADVIVDGKRVGKNGEGFVPVAPALGDHTFEVVVRDVAGNELTVSNESTAYSVGRTVEMRQTANDTFSAETNDTNVGAVSIRADATNETTASVAVGTAKSNPEPNRTDPKGTSLYFPQIDTSVSNDDITNATVTVTVDRSRVRQKYVRPDSVAFWVEEENRATGWETVDARRTDANESDGTYTYEVEAPHFSTYAVTGETESAAPNASLGVATDSPTPGNVTLTASYGDGYSGVDPANVTFRFEGTDRTAEATVGESALTYTRNLSAGTYNATLFVTDNAGNPLAEPETVSFSVEKSAGGGSGGGGGGGGGGNVPDPSVQVRVTDLTASSLRAKVVSARSDSPGDVSPDGGISAGDVTVRELRVTPASGDPEPRFFVDASVTETPPGGADAPDVPALGYLRVGTTFISTSALAEVGVEFAVPADVAAAPENVVVYRLDGDSWRAVETEVVETGGGRYVLRAAASDTGTFAVGVRSGAVSVTDASVGASSVAPGETVPVTATVENTGDGVSATTARVSVDGDVVAREPVELSAGESKTVTVDVTLDSPGTHEIAVNGASAGSVSVGGETTSSDGNDPDETTGGPTDDGSSGDIPGFGVSTALVALVAALLVARYRR; this comes from the coding sequence TTGACCGACGCTGACGGGAACGTAGTCGATACGCTCACCGAGTTCAACCTGATAAAGGAGCCAGACAATAATATCTATCGCACCAGTACTATAGTAGACAGCGATGGTACGTACCGCGCTAACCTCGTTACCGCTACCGACGCGGCAGGCAACGCCTTCGTCGGCGAGGCAACCGACAACACCACGGTGGACACGACCCCACCGGCGATTACGGACCTCGACCTGACGACCAACTCCGGGTCGCTCGACGTGTCGGTGTCCGCCGACGAACCGCTCGACGCGTCCTCCGTAGTCGCCGAAGTCACGGACGAAAGCGGCACCACGGTCGCCACGCTGAACTCATTCAACGAGAGCGACGCAACGAACGAGTACGCGGACAGCTACGACCTCCCCGACGGTGCCAACGAGACGTGGACCGTGAACGTCACGCGGGCCGAGGACGACCACGGTCTCGACGGCGCGTCGGGCCAGAACGCGTCGGTGTTCGTGGACACGGTCGCGCCGGCCGTCTCGAACTTCACCGCCACGTTCGACAACGGCACGGTCACGGTCACGTTCGACGCCGACGAGTCGCTCTCGACCGACGCGGGCGACACGGTGGTCGAGTTCTCCGACCCGGACGGTGACCCCGTAACGGAGAAGACGGTCACCGCACTCGGCGGCCGGTCCTACGAGGTCACGTACAACGTCGAGGCGGGCGTCGAAGGGAACTACACTGCGAACCTGACTTCGGTCAGGGATACGGCGGGTAACGTCGGTGCGAGCGGAGCAGCCGACACGGCGTTCGTGGACACCGGCCCTCCCGCCGTCTCGAACTTCACGGCGACTAATCCCACAGACCAGACGATTCGAGTCTCGTTCGGCGCGGACGAATCGTTGACCGACATCTCGGTCGGCGTCTCCGGCCCCGAGAACGCGACGCTGACGGAGACCGATTTCACCGCCGCCGGCGGGACGTACACCGTGACGTACGCCGTCAGCGATGACGGCGAGTACGAGGTGACGCTGGAGACCGCCGCCGATACTCACGACAACGACGGGGCCGACGGCCAGCGCAAAAACGTGACCGTCGATTCGACCGCGCCGACCGTCACGGACTACGAAGTGACCAACGCCGACGGCGACGGCGCGGTCTCGGACGGCGAACGCGTGTCGGTAGTCCTGACCGCGTCGGACGAGTTCAGTACCGTCGAGAACGTTACCGCCAACGTCTCCGAACTCGGCGCTGGCACGGTCGAACTCGCTGGTTCGGGCGCCGACGGCGTCTACCGCGGCAACTTCACGGTGGACGCGTCGAACGTTCCGGACGGAAACGCCGCGCTCTCGGTGAACCTGACGGACGTGCGGGGAAACGCCCACGAAGTATTCGTCCGGTATCTCCTGCTCGACGCCCACAACCCGAACACGACCCACACGTTCGGCGGAACGCCGAACGAAAACGGCTGGTACAACTCCTCGGTCGAGATTAACCTCACCGCCAGCGACGGAATGTCCGGCACGGCCACGACCGAGTACCGCCTCACGAGCGACGGGACGACCGACGACAACTGGACGACCTACGACGGGAACGTCACGGTCTCGGCGGACGGGTCGCACACCATCACGTACCGGAGTGTAGACCATACAGGAAACGCCGAGGAGAACCGGACCGCCGAGTTCGACGTGGACACGACGACTCCGATGACCACGTCCGGAACGAACGCCACGCCCAACGAGAACGGCTGGTACACCTCCGACGTGAACGTGACGCTCACGCCCATCGACGTGTCCAGCGGCGTGAACGCGACCTACTATCGCGTGGACGGCGACTGGAAGCAGTACGACGCCAGTACGGGCGTCCACCTGACGACCGACGGGAATCACACCGTCGAGTTCTACAGCGTGGACGAGGCAGGCAACGAGGAAGCCCACCGGACTCGGACGGTCAAAATCGACACGAAGAAGCCGACTCTCTCGGACCCGCCGGGGCTGAATCGGACCGAGGGAATCCTGCCCGAACAAGCCGTTCGAGTCGTCGTGAACGCCACCGACGGTAACGGCGTCGCCGACGTTATCGTGGACGGCAAGCGGGTCGGAAAGAACGGCGAGGGCTTCGTTCCGGTCGCACCTGCGCTCGGCGACCACACCTTCGAGGTAGTCGTCCGCGACGTCGCGGGCAACGAACTGACGGTCAGCAACGAATCGACTGCCTACAGCGTCGGCCGGACGGTCGAGATGCGCCAGACCGCCAACGACACGTTCTCGGCCGAGACGAACGACACGAACGTCGGCGCGGTGTCCATCCGGGCCGACGCGACGAACGAGACCACCGCGAGCGTCGCGGTCGGAACCGCGAAGTCGAACCCCGAACCGAACCGGACCGACCCGAAGGGGACCTCGCTGTACTTCCCGCAGATAGACACGTCGGTCTCGAACGACGACATCACGAACGCGACGGTCACGGTGACGGTAGACCGGTCGCGGGTCCGTCAGAAGTACGTCCGGCCAGACTCGGTGGCGTTCTGGGTCGAGGAGGAGAACCGAGCGACGGGTTGGGAGACGGTGGACGCCCGACGAACCGACGCCAACGAGTCCGACGGTACTTACACCTACGAAGTCGAGGCCCCGCACTTCTCGACCTACGCCGTCACGGGCGAGACTGAGTCGGCTGCTCCGAACGCGTCGCTCGGCGTCGCTACCGACTCGCCGACGCCCGGCAACGTCACCCTCACGGCGTCGTACGGCGACGGCTACTCTGGCGTCGACCCGGCGAACGTCACGTTCCGGTTCGAGGGGACCGACCGGACCGCCGAGGCGACGGTGGGCGAGTCCGCTCTCACCTACACGCGAAATCTCAGTGCAGGCACCTACAACGCCACGCTGTTCGTGACCGACAACGCGGGCAACCCGCTCGCGGAACCCGAGACGGTCTCGTTCTCGGTCGAGAAGTCCGCCGGTGGCGGTAGCGGAGGCGGTGGTGGTGGCGGAGGCGGTGGAAACGTCCCCGACCCGTCGGTGCAGGTGCGGGTGACCGACCTGACGGCGAGTAGCCTCCGGGCGAAGGTCGTCAGCGCGCGCTCGGACTCACCGGGCGACGTCTCGCCCGATGGCGGCATCTCGGCGGGCGACGTGACCGTCCGGGAACTCCGCGTCACGCCCGCGAGCGGCGACCCCGAACCCCGGTTCTTCGTGGACGCCAGCGTCACCGAGACGCCGCCGGGCGGCGCGGACGCGCCCGACGTCCCCGCGCTGGGTTACCTCCGCGTCGGCACGACGTTCATCTCCACGTCGGCGTTGGCCGAGGTCGGCGTCGAGTTCGCGGTGCCCGCCGACGTCGCGGCCGCGCCCGAGAACGTCGTGGTCTATCGTCTCGACGGCGACTCGTGGCGCGCGGTCGAAACCGAGGTCGTCGAAACCGGCGGCGGACGGTACGTCCTCCGCGCGGCCGCCTCGGACACCGGCACCTTCGCGGTCGGCGTCCGGAGCGGCGCGGTCTCGGTGACGGACGCCTCGGTCGGCGCGAGCAGCGTCGCGCCCGGCGAAACCGTGCCAGTCACCGCGACGGTGGAGAACACCGGCGACGGCGTCAGCGCCACGACTGCGAGAGTCTCGGTGGACGGCGACGTCGTCGCTCGGGAACCGGTCGAACTCTCGGCCGGTGAGTCGAAAACCGTCACCGTCGATGTGACGCTCGACTCGCCCGGGACCCACGAAATCGCGGTGAACGGCGCGTCGGCCGGGTCGGTCTCGGTCGGCGGCGAGACGACGAGTTCGGACGGCAACGACCCCGACGAGACGACCGGCGGACCCACGGACGACGGTAGCAGTGGCGACATCCCCGGATTCGGCGTCTCGACGGCACTGGTCGCGCTGGTGGCCGCGCTACTGGTCGCCCGGTACCGCCGATAG
- a CDS encoding alpha/beta hydrolase, with protein MPTPLRTELDPEVEDVIDEIEAAGVPEWSAMSVESARRIEDEVFSGGDPPEVEFVRDLEIPGPETAIPIRVYRGSNPATGDPAPVLVYYHGGGWVLGTLDSIDGVCRRLARRGECVVVSVDYRLAPEHPFPAAVDDAVASLRWVAENADAFGGDSERLAVGGTSAGGNLAAVTALRGSAASDAGRDLPEVAPQFLLYPITDYAFDTDSYAENGDGPLLTETDMRWFWDRYLRSEVDGANPYASPLRAPDLSGLPPATVVTCGFDPLRDEGVAYAERLDAAGVAVRHDHYPDQPHGFLSTSESVSAADEALDDIGEELRSL; from the coding sequence ATGCCCACCCCCCTACGAACCGAACTGGACCCGGAAGTCGAAGACGTAATCGACGAAATCGAAGCCGCGGGCGTCCCGGAGTGGTCGGCCATGTCGGTCGAGTCCGCCCGCCGAATCGAAGACGAGGTGTTCTCGGGCGGCGACCCGCCGGAGGTCGAGTTCGTCCGCGATTTGGAGATTCCGGGTCCGGAGACGGCGATTCCGATTCGAGTCTACCGGGGTTCGAATCCCGCGACCGGCGACCCCGCGCCGGTGCTCGTCTACTACCACGGTGGCGGGTGGGTACTCGGCACGCTGGACTCCATCGACGGCGTCTGTCGCCGACTCGCCCGGCGTGGGGAGTGTGTGGTCGTCTCTGTCGATTACCGACTCGCACCGGAACACCCCTTCCCCGCCGCGGTAGACGACGCAGTCGCCTCGCTCCGGTGGGTCGCCGAGAACGCCGACGCCTTCGGCGGCGATTCCGAACGACTCGCAGTCGGCGGGACGAGCGCGGGCGGGAATTTGGCCGCTGTCACGGCCCTGCGAGGGTCGGCGGCGAGCGACGCCGGGCGCGACCTGCCGGAAGTCGCCCCGCAGTTCCTGCTCTACCCAATCACCGACTACGCCTTCGACACCGACTCCTACGCGGAGAACGGCGACGGGCCGCTCCTGACCGAGACCGACATGCGCTGGTTCTGGGACCGCTACCTCCGGAGCGAAGTGGACGGCGCGAACCCCTACGCCTCGCCGCTTCGCGCGCCGGACCTGTCGGGACTCCCGCCCGCGACGGTGGTCACTTGCGGGTTCGACCCGCTCCGCGACGAGGGCGTGGCGTACGCGGAGCGTCTCGACGCCGCGGGCGTCGCGGTCCGCCACGACCACTATCCCGACCAACCTCACGGCTTCCTCAGCACGAGCGAGTCGGTGAGCGCGGCCGACGAGGCGCTGGACGACATCGGCGAGGAACTCCGGTCGCTGTGA
- a CDS encoding S8 family serine peptidase: MDSSENGPSADSVGDTEFVQVVVRAASGRSDEAARLVGTHGGDVRTRHENLVQARVPASAVEALGVSPAVEFVRRPREAVATDVTSEGLSNMDVGTVHGTNYTGENTTVAVVDLGFDVTNPEIADQVVDWRNFSSPESPRTMANESGLHGTGTAELVAETAPNASIIAVKVNYPLELYDAIDWIKNNTSADVVSMSVGWYNVGPLDGSAEMNREIRTSVESGTPWVVSAGNEADGNHWNGTWSNPDGDQWMNFRDSDERMNVTPAGGSGTLRTAISWNDWPVSHEDYDAILVNESGDVVDFSVTVQNGTQQPTEYIYHYATQNVYLKLRNDDANESADFDVFFRGSADPEYDTAARSVTIPATGPRVITVGAAYYGTNELEDFSSRGPTIDGRRKPDVVAPDGVSSTAYPDGFYGTSAATPHTAGVAALMLDADPTLTPAEVKERLRSSAVPLRGTEPNNRTGYGLVDADGAIRSVEERYPDRVTYSGSVSETDGDPAVNDPVRAYALDSSRSHSNATDAAGNFSIDASGGNDSYVLGYYQGDSGSLLDDGSPDLQALDLVNGSSSTDLGDVTLPQAHVLNVTVVDETGTPVPNADVEVADFVHEGGDHAYVSHSAETDADGKLVVGAAAGIELSGDVRVMAAPPDGSSRFAGANYSDVIDVQSDTNVTLTLNGKGATVSGRVTDADENPSADDGILVASDATGYLEVVTTDKTGRFTATGVEEGDPYSVGYFQNWSSDTAFPEDGIADIYTLARVNVTGDVDVGTRTVPNASLLNVRIVDESGDPVTDAPSRWTTTVWD, encoded by the coding sequence GTGGACTCGTCGGAGAACGGTCCGAGTGCCGACAGCGTCGGCGACACCGAGTTCGTGCAGGTCGTCGTTCGGGCCGCGTCTGGACGGAGTGACGAGGCCGCCCGACTGGTGGGAACCCACGGCGGCGACGTGCGGACTCGTCACGAGAATCTCGTGCAGGCACGCGTACCCGCGAGCGCGGTGGAGGCGCTCGGGGTTTCACCAGCAGTCGAGTTCGTTCGCCGACCGCGCGAGGCGGTCGCCACCGACGTCACGAGCGAGGGCCTGAGCAACATGGACGTCGGGACCGTCCACGGGACGAACTACACCGGCGAGAACACCACTGTCGCGGTAGTGGACCTCGGTTTCGACGTGACCAACCCCGAAATCGCGGACCAAGTCGTCGATTGGCGAAATTTCAGTTCGCCGGAGAGTCCCCGAACCATGGCGAACGAGAGCGGTCTCCACGGGACCGGCACCGCCGAACTCGTGGCCGAAACCGCACCGAACGCCTCGATAATCGCGGTGAAGGTGAACTACCCTCTCGAACTCTACGACGCCATCGACTGGATAAAGAACAACACTTCGGCCGACGTGGTCTCGATGTCCGTCGGGTGGTACAACGTCGGTCCGCTCGACGGGTCCGCGGAGATGAACCGCGAAATCAGGACCTCCGTCGAGTCCGGCACTCCGTGGGTCGTCTCCGCCGGAAACGAGGCCGACGGCAATCACTGGAACGGAACGTGGTCGAACCCCGACGGCGACCAGTGGATGAACTTCCGCGACTCGGACGAGCGGATGAACGTCACCCCCGCAGGCGGTTCCGGAACGCTCAGAACGGCGATTAGCTGGAACGACTGGCCCGTCAGCCACGAAGACTACGACGCGATTCTGGTCAACGAGAGCGGGGACGTGGTCGATTTCTCGGTTACCGTCCAGAACGGCACGCAGCAACCCACGGAGTACATCTACCACTACGCGACCCAGAACGTCTATCTGAAACTTCGGAACGACGACGCCAACGAATCGGCCGACTTCGACGTCTTCTTCCGGGGGAGCGCCGACCCCGAGTACGACACGGCCGCGAGAAGTGTCACCATCCCGGCGACCGGTCCGAGGGTCATCACGGTCGGGGCCGCGTACTACGGAACGAACGAACTCGAGGACTTCTCCTCGCGCGGTCCGACCATCGACGGCCGCCGAAAGCCCGACGTGGTCGCGCCGGACGGCGTGAGTTCCACGGCGTATCCCGACGGGTTCTACGGTACCTCCGCGGCCACGCCCCACACCGCGGGCGTTGCGGCGCTGATGCTCGACGCGGACCCGACTCTCACGCCGGCCGAGGTCAAGGAGCGCCTGCGGTCGTCGGCGGTCCCCCTCCGCGGGACCGAACCGAACAACCGGACCGGCTACGGTCTGGTGGACGCCGACGGCGCGATTCGGTCGGTCGAGGAGCGGTACCCCGACCGCGTGACCTACTCGGGGTCCGTCTCCGAGACCGACGGCGACCCCGCGGTCAACGACCCCGTCCGTGCCTACGCGCTGGATTCGTCTCGGAGCCACAGTAACGCCACCGACGCCGCAGGGAACTTCTCCATCGACGCCTCGGGTGGCAACGACAGCTACGTTCTCGGCTACTATCAGGGCGACTCCGGGTCGCTGCTCGACGACGGGTCGCCGGACCTGCAGGCGCTCGACCTCGTGAACGGGTCGAGTTCGACCGACCTCGGCGACGTGACGCTTCCGCAGGCACACGTCCTGAACGTGACGGTCGTGGACGAGACCGGGACTCCCGTCCCGAACGCCGACGTGGAAGTCGCGGACTTCGTCCACGAAGGCGGCGACCACGCCTACGTCTCGCACTCGGCCGAGACCGACGCCGACGGGAAACTCGTCGTCGGCGCGGCGGCGGGCATCGAACTCTCCGGCGACGTGCGGGTGATGGCCGCCCCGCCGGACGGCAGTTCGCGGTTCGCCGGAGCGAACTACTCGGACGTCATCGACGTGCAGAGCGACACTAACGTCACGCTCACGCTGAACGGGAAGGGTGCCACGGTCTCCGGACGAGTGACCGACGCCGACGAAAACCCCTCCGCGGACGACGGTATCCTCGTCGCCAGCGACGCGACGGGGTACCTCGAGGTGGTCACGACCGACAAGACGGGGCGCTTCACCGCCACCGGCGTCGAAGAGGGCGACCCCTACTCTGTCGGCTACTTCCAGAACTGGAGTTCGGATACGGCCTTCCCCGAGGACGGAATCGCCGACATCTACACGCTAGCACGGGTGAACGTCACCGGTGACGTGGACGTTGGCACTCGTACCGTCCCGAACGCCTCGCTCCTGAACGTTCGCATCGTGGACGAGAGCGGCGACCCGGTGACCGACGCACCGTCGAGGTGGACCACAACCGTCTGGGACTGA